One genomic region from Anabaena sp. PCC 7108 encodes:
- a CDS encoding Uma2 family endonuclease, whose translation MITTIERRYSLDEYRAIEEKAEGRSEYRDGEIVPMSGGSLNHSRIGGNIFAFLKFLLRDTQFEPINSDLRLWIPQHKRGVYPDMMVFEGEPQLNENRTDEVLNPILIIEVLSPSTADYDRQSKFRMYRSIPGFCEYLLVEQDEPFIEKYSKQSQGWLLSDFNDLEKSIFLDSIGVELPMAETYRGVSFG comes from the coding sequence ATGATTACCACTATTGAGCGTCGTTACAGTTTAGATGAATATCGCGCCATTGAAGAAAAAGCGGAAGGACGCAGCGAATATCGTGATGGAGAAATTGTCCCAATGTCTGGAGGATCACTCAACCACAGCCGTATTGGTGGCAATATTTTTGCTTTTCTGAAGTTTCTTCTCCGCGATACTCAATTTGAGCCAATCAACAGCGATTTGCGGCTATGGATTCCTCAACATAAACGCGGAGTATATCCAGATATGATGGTTTTTGAAGGTGAACCGCAACTAAATGAAAATCGCACAGATGAAGTTTTAAATCCCATTTTAATTATTGAAGTATTATCCCCCTCAACAGCAGATTATGACCGTCAAAGTAAGTTTCGGATGTATCGTTCAATTCCTGGTTTTTGTGAATACTTATTAGTCGAACAGGATGAACCTTTTATAGAAAAATATAGCAAGCAATCTCAAGGTTGGTTATTGAGTGATTTTAATGATTTGGAAAAATCTATTTTTTTAGATTCAATTGGGGTTGAATTACCAATGGCAGAGACTTATCGCGGTGTTAGTTTTGGATGA
- a CDS encoding NAD(P)-dependent alcohol dehydrogenase — MKAVVIRRYGSAEVLQYEEVAQPKINPEQLLVKVHASSVNPIDWKIRKGMLSLLTGNNFPIILGFDVAGEVVEVGSQVTRFKVGDAIYGSTNLPGGAYAEFAAIPENFAAPKPTNMSYEEAATVPLAALTALQALQDLGDIKSGQTVLINGASGGVGVFAVQIAKALGAEVTGVCSTRNLDLVKSLNADMVIDYTQQDFTEGNVQYDIIFDAVAKGEFSNCRKVLKPNGVYISTLPTPELILQGFLTMILPGQKVKFVLETPNSKDLVHLKNLIEGGKIRTVIDCTYPLQELAEAHKYSEGERAVGKIALTV, encoded by the coding sequence ATGAAAGCTGTTGTTATCCGACGCTATGGTTCTGCTGAAGTTTTGCAGTATGAAGAAGTGGCACAACCGAAAATCAATCCAGAGCAGTTACTTGTGAAAGTTCATGCTAGTAGTGTCAATCCCATTGACTGGAAAATCCGCAAGGGAATGTTGAGTTTATTGACAGGGAACAACTTCCCAATAATTCTAGGGTTTGATGTAGCTGGGGAAGTTGTGGAAGTTGGCTCACAGGTAACACGCTTTAAAGTAGGAGATGCTATTTATGGCAGCACTAACTTACCTGGAGGTGCTTATGCAGAATTCGCTGCTATCCCGGAAAATTTTGCGGCTCCCAAACCCACAAATATGAGTTATGAAGAAGCAGCTACTGTACCTTTGGCGGCGCTAACGGCTCTACAAGCCCTGCAAGACTTGGGTGATATCAAATCAGGACAGACGGTATTGATTAATGGTGCTTCGGGCGGTGTGGGCGTTTTTGCGGTGCAAATTGCTAAAGCTTTGGGGGCTGAGGTGACGGGCGTTTGCAGTACCAGAAATTTGGATTTGGTTAAGTCTTTGAATGCAGATATGGTAATTGACTATACGCAACAGGATTTTACTGAAGGTAATGTGCAGTACGATATTATTTTTGATGCGGTTGCTAAAGGAGAATTTTCTAATTGCAGAAAAGTTTTAAAGCCAAATGGAGTTTATATTTCCACTTTACCTACCCCGGAATTAATTTTACAGGGTTTTTTGACAATGATTCTGCCTGGTCAAAAGGTGAAATTTGTCTTAGAAACACCTAATAGCAAGGATTTAGTACATTTAAAAAATTTGATTGAAGGGGGGAAAATACGAACTGTGATTGATTGCACATATCCTTTGCAAGAATTAGCTGAGGCTCATAAATACAGTGAAGGTGAGCGGGCGGTAGGGAAAATTGCGCTTACGGTGTAG
- a CDS encoding Asr1405/Asl0597 family protein, which produces MFSLGEQVLQIPLSDRWQVYHRLQELMITCSCPPDGSLRVQINSFQEAILVRSAVMQFLASRCELVTWLEDCWLHSIE; this is translated from the coding sequence ATGTTTTCACTAGGAGAACAAGTTTTGCAGATTCCTTTGAGCGATAGATGGCAAGTTTATCACCGTTTGCAAGAATTAATGATTACTTGTTCTTGTCCTCCAGATGGTTCTTTGCGAGTGCAAATCAATAGTTTCCAAGAAGCCATTCTTGTCCGCAGTGCAGTTATGCAATTTCTAGCTTCTCGCTGTGAGTTAGTGACATGGTTAGAAGATTGTTGGCTTCACAGTATTGAGTAA
- a CDS encoding DUF362 domain-containing protein has product MAYKITSQCISCKLCLSVCPTGAIKVVDGIHWIDSELCTNCVGSIHTVPQCKAGCPTAHGCVKQPSDYWEGWFANYNRVLAKLTNKQDYWETWRNSYSQKFSEQLQKHQVVI; this is encoded by the coding sequence ATGGCTTACAAAATTACTAGCCAGTGTATTTCCTGCAAGCTTTGTTTGTCTGTTTGTCCTACCGGTGCAATTAAAGTAGTTGACGGTATTCACTGGATTGACTCTGAACTTTGCACAAACTGTGTTGGCAGCATTCACACTGTACCTCAATGTAAAGCTGGTTGTCCCACTGCTCATGGTTGCGTTAAACAACCAAGCGATTATTGGGAAGGTTGGTTTGCTAATTACAACCGTGTTTTAGCAAAGTTGACCAATAAACAAGATTACTGGGAAACTTGGCGGAATAGTTATTCCCAGAAATTCTCTGAACAATTGCAAAAGCATCAAGTAGTGATTTAA
- a CDS encoding DUF2141 domain-containing protein, translating to MGLILLVPILGNLLFLASARAGLNSNLTVNVDGIKNQSGKICASLFSKSKGFPADSKKALQSECIEVTEAPQKLIFKNLKPGNYAVALIHDINADGVLNSNSFGIPTEGFGFSNNPLVLTGPPKFNDSAVLVAGSNTDIQIQLQYLLGR from the coding sequence ATGGGACTGATACTGCTAGTGCCTATTTTGGGAAATCTTCTATTTTTAGCTAGTGCCAGAGCCGGTTTAAATAGTAATCTGACGGTTAATGTGGATGGAATAAAAAACCAATCTGGAAAAATTTGTGCTAGTCTTTTTTCTAAGAGTAAAGGATTTCCTGCTGATAGTAAAAAAGCTTTACAATCTGAGTGTATTGAGGTTACAGAAGCACCTCAAAAACTGATTTTCAAGAACTTGAAACCAGGTAATTATGCCGTTGCATTAATTCATGATATCAATGCAGATGGGGTTCTCAATAGTAATTCTTTTGGTATCCCTACAGAAGGTTTTGGGTTTTCTAATAATCCATTAGTTCTGACAGGACCACCCAAGTTTAATGACTCTGCTGTTTTAGTAGCTGGTTCTAACACTGATATTCAGATTCAGTTGCAATACCTTTTGGGTCGTTAA
- the nifS gene encoding cysteine desulfurase NifS, producing the protein MQKNCIYLDNNATTKVDPAVLEAMLPYLTDYYGNPSSMHSFGGQLGKGVKIAREQVAALLGAEESEIVFTSCGTEADNAAIRAALLAQPEKRHIITTQVEHPAVLNVCKQLETQGYTVTYLSVNAKGQLDLDELEASLTGNTALVSVMYANNETGTIFPIEEIGARVKEYGAIFHVDAVQAVGKLPLNMKTSTIDMLTISGHKIHAPKGIGVLYVRRGVRFRPFLLGGHQERGRRAGTENVPGIIALGKAAELEMLNLEEATKRESRLRDRLEKALLAKIPDCEVNGDPSHRLPNTTNIGFKYIEGEAILLSLNKYGICASSGSACTSGSLEPSHVLRAMGLPYTTLHGSIRFSLCRYTTEAEIDQVIAVMPEIVERLRALSPFKNDNAGWLQQQSLVSSK; encoded by the coding sequence ATGCAAAAGAATTGCATCTATCTCGATAACAATGCTACCACCAAAGTTGATCCAGCAGTTTTAGAGGCAATGTTGCCTTATCTGACGGACTATTACGGTAATCCTTCTAGTATGCACAGTTTTGGTGGACAACTTGGTAAAGGTGTAAAAATTGCCAGAGAACAAGTTGCGGCTTTACTAGGAGCAGAAGAATCAGAAATCGTTTTTACCAGTTGTGGAACTGAAGCAGATAATGCTGCTATTCGTGCTGCATTATTAGCTCAACCAGAAAAACGCCACATTATCACAACTCAGGTAGAACATCCCGCAGTTTTAAATGTCTGCAAACAATTAGAAACCCAAGGTTATACTGTTACTTATTTGTCAGTTAATGCGAAGGGACAGTTAGATTTAGATGAACTGGAAGCTTCCCTGACAGGTAACACCGCTTTGGTCAGCGTGATGTATGCCAATAATGAAACCGGCACTATCTTTCCTATTGAAGAGATTGGTGCTAGAGTTAAGGAATACGGCGCTATCTTCCATGTCGATGCAGTTCAAGCAGTAGGTAAATTACCCTTGAACATGAAGACCAGCACCATAGATATGTTAACTATATCTGGTCACAAAATCCACGCACCTAAAGGCATTGGTGTTCTATATGTGCGTCGTGGGGTGCGGTTCCGTCCTTTCCTCCTTGGAGGACACCAAGAACGGGGACGCAGAGCAGGTACAGAGAACGTTCCCGGAATTATCGCTTTAGGTAAAGCTGCGGAATTAGAAATGCTAAATTTAGAAGAGGCAACCAAAAGAGAAAGTCGGTTGCGCGATCGCTTGGAAAAAGCTCTTCTTGCTAAAATTCCCGACTGTGAAGTGAATGGTGATCCTAGTCATAGATTACCAAATACCACAAATATTGGTTTCAAATATATTGAAGGTGAAGCAATTTTGCTCTCCTTAAATAAATACGGTATTTGTGCTTCTTCTGGTTCTGCTTGTACTTCTGGTTCACTAGAACCTTCCCACGTTTTGCGGGCTATGGGTTTACCCTACACCACTTTACATGGTTCGATTCGTTTCAGTCTTTGTCGCTATACAACAGAAGCTGAAATCGATCAAGTTATTGCAGTTATGCCAGAAATTGTTGAACGTCTCCGCGCTTTATCTCCCTTCAAAAATGATAATGCGGGTTGGTTACAACAACAATCATTAGTTAGTAGTAAATAG
- a CDS encoding CsgG/HfaB family protein, with the protein MEIPSLYQRLSRNTVLALATVTLSFSIGSVSAFAQEKPTISVPDFKNETTWWWWNSTTSKQLADALSNELTSTGKFTVVERQKLGEVLSEQELAEAGLVRKETGAKKGELTGAKYIILGKVTAYEEGVDNESGGLRGGINIGGISLGGGNRKNKQKAYVAIDLRVVDSTNGEVVYARTVEGLATSESKSNSGGISFAGINLGSDNQKTTKAPVGKALRAGLIEITNYLGCVMVDKGSCLAEFENKEQRRRDNTQNILELE; encoded by the coding sequence ATGGAAATACCTTCTCTATATCAACGATTAAGTCGCAATACTGTACTTGCTTTAGCAACAGTGACTTTGAGTTTTTCTATTGGTAGCGTTAGTGCTTTTGCTCAAGAAAAACCCACAATTTCAGTACCAGATTTCAAGAATGAAACCACCTGGTGGTGGTGGAACAGTACCACATCTAAGCAGTTGGCAGATGCCCTGAGCAATGAATTAACATCAACGGGAAAATTCACCGTTGTTGAGCGACAAAAGTTAGGAGAAGTCCTTTCAGAACAAGAGCTTGCTGAAGCTGGATTAGTTCGCAAAGAAACCGGTGCAAAGAAGGGAGAACTCACTGGGGCGAAATATATTATTCTAGGCAAAGTGACTGCTTATGAAGAAGGGGTTGATAATGAATCCGGTGGATTAAGAGGCGGCATTAATATAGGTGGTATTAGTCTAGGTGGTGGCAATAGGAAAAATAAACAAAAGGCTTATGTTGCTATTGACTTACGTGTTGTAGATTCAACTAATGGAGAAGTAGTTTATGCCCGTACTGTTGAAGGGCTGGCGACTAGTGAATCTAAGAGTAATTCTGGTGGTATAAGTTTTGCTGGCATCAATCTTGGTAGTGATAATCAGAAAACAACCAAAGCCCCTGTTGGTAAAGCACTTCGTGCAGGGTTGATCGAAATAACGAATTATCTCGGCTGTGTGATGGTTGATAAAGGTAGCTGTCTAGCTGAGTTTGAAAATAAAGAACAGCGTCGCCGTGATAATACTCAAAACATTTTAGAATTAGAATAA
- the cysE gene encoding serine O-acetyltransferase codes for MQQSLDSISKTKTAITDLRKNQRSGGFLEPLMSDFRIIFERDPAARNWLEVIFCYPGFHALCLHRSAHWLHLRKVGFIPRFISHLGRFLTGIEIHPGAEIGKGVFIDHGMGVVIGETAIVGDYTLIYQGVTLGGTGKESGKRHPTLGNNVVVGAGAKVLGNIQISDRVRIGAGSVVLHDVPPDSTVVGIPGRIISHKQSKRLSPLEHGKLPDVEAGIIRSLLSRIEKLEQQLQTLTNHQQQKDS; via the coding sequence ATGCAACAGTCTTTAGACAGTATTAGTAAAACCAAAACTGCAATTACAGACTTGCGGAAAAATCAACGTTCTGGCGGTTTTTTGGAGCCATTAATGAGCGATTTTCGCATCATTTTTGAGCGTGATCCAGCAGCACGTAATTGGTTAGAGGTGATATTTTGTTACCCTGGATTTCATGCCTTGTGTTTACATCGTTCTGCACATTGGTTACACCTGCGGAAAGTGGGTTTTATCCCACGTTTTATTTCTCACTTGGGAAGGTTTTTAACAGGTATTGAAATTCACCCAGGTGCAGAAATTGGTAAAGGTGTATTTATCGATCATGGCATGGGTGTTGTGATTGGTGAAACTGCGATTGTGGGAGATTACACACTAATTTATCAGGGTGTAACATTGGGTGGAACTGGGAAAGAAAGCGGTAAACGTCATCCTACTTTAGGTAATAACGTTGTCGTGGGTGCCGGTGCGAAAGTTTTGGGAAATATTCAAATTAGCGATCGCGTCCGTATCGGTGCAGGTTCAGTTGTCTTGCATGATGTGCCTCCAGATTCCACTGTTGTGGGGATTCCTGGACGGATTATTTCCCATAAACAAAGCAAACGTCTTTCTCCTTTAGAACATGGAAAACTTCCTGATGTTGAAGCAGGTATAATTCGTTCTTTGCTTTCCAGAATTGAGAAACTTGAACAACAACTGCAAACCCTAACAAATCATCAGCAGCAAAAGGATAGTTGA
- the nifB gene encoding nitrogenase cofactor biosynthesis protein NifB, with amino-acid sequence MTLPATNILTSSNQESIITPAKSGGCGCDSSTTPEMDEKLIERISKHPCYSEEAHHHYARMHVAVAPACNIQCNYCNRKYDCANESRPGVVSELLTPEEAAHKVLVIAGKIPQMTVLGVAGPGDPLANPEKTFRTFELIADKAPDIKLCLSTNGLMLTEYVDRIKQLNIDHVTITLNTIDPEIGAQIYSWVHYKRKRYRGVEGAKILLEKQLEGLQALKEADILCKVNSVMIPGVNDKHLVEVNKAIRERGAFLHNIMPLISAPEHGTHFGLTGQRGPTGKELKEVQDNCSGNMKMMRHCRQCRADAVGLLGEDRSQEFTKDKFLEMAPEYNLETRQEVHEGIEKFREEIKAAKDKVSNGKKSANGPKILVAVATKGGGLVNQHFGHAKEFQVYEVDGNEVRFVSHRKIDQYCQGGYSEEATADNIMKAIADCKAVLVSKIGNCPKEKLEAAGIQTVEAYDVIEKVALEFYEQYVAE; translated from the coding sequence ATGACACTACCTGCTACAAACATTCTCACCTCCTCCAATCAGGAATCCATTATCACCCCAGCTAAATCTGGTGGTTGCGGTTGCGACAGCAGCACAACTCCAGAAATGGACGAAAAACTCATAGAACGCATTTCCAAACATCCCTGCTATAGTGAAGAAGCTCATCATCACTACGCCCGGATGCACGTTGCCGTTGCACCAGCTTGCAATATTCAATGTAACTATTGTAACCGCAAATATGATTGTGCTAACGAAAGCCGTCCTGGAGTAGTAAGTGAGTTGCTCACACCTGAAGAAGCCGCACATAAAGTGTTGGTAATTGCGGGTAAAATTCCCCAAATGACAGTTTTGGGAGTTGCGGGGCCTGGTGATCCTTTGGCTAATCCCGAAAAAACCTTCCGTACTTTTGAATTGATTGCAGACAAAGCACCAGATATTAAACTGTGCTTATCGACTAACGGTTTGATGTTAACAGAATATGTTGATCGCATCAAACAATTAAATATAGATCACGTTACTATCACCCTTAACACCATCGACCCAGAAATAGGCGCACAAATCTATTCTTGGGTTCATTACAAACGTAAGCGTTATAGAGGCGTGGAAGGAGCAAAAATTCTCCTAGAAAAGCAGTTGGAAGGTTTGCAAGCTCTCAAAGAAGCTGATATCTTGTGCAAAGTTAATTCCGTGATGATTCCTGGAGTTAATGATAAACATTTGGTAGAAGTTAACAAGGCAATTCGTGAGCGAGGGGCATTCTTACACAACATTATGCCGCTGATTTCTGCACCAGAACATGGTACACACTTTGGTTTAACCGGTCAACGGGGACCCACAGGTAAAGAACTCAAAGAAGTTCAAGATAACTGTTCTGGTAACATGAAAATGATGCGTCACTGTCGTCAGTGCCGAGCAGATGCGGTAGGATTATTAGGAGAAGATCGTAGCCAAGAATTCACCAAAGATAAGTTCTTGGAAATGGCTCCAGAATATAACTTGGAAACACGCCAAGAAGTTCACGAAGGTATTGAGAAATTTAGAGAAGAAATTAAAGCAGCTAAAGACAAAGTAAGTAATGGCAAAAAATCTGCCAATGGTCCTAAAATCTTAGTTGCAGTAGCAACAAAAGGTGGTGGATTAGTTAATCAACACTTCGGACACGCCAAAGAATTTCAAGTGTATGAAGTTGATGGTAACGAAGTGCGCTTTGTCAGTCATCGCAAGATTGATCAATATTGTCAAGGTGGATACAGCGAAGAAGCTACCGCAGATAATATCATGAAAGCGATCGCAGATTGTAAAGCGGTCTTAGTATCCAAAATCGGCAACTGTCCTAAAGAAAAACTAGAAGCAGCCGGGATACAAACTGTTGAAGCTTACGACGTAATTGAAAAAGTTGCTTTAGAGTTTTACGAACAATATGTAGCGGAATAG